The genomic segment ACCATAAAAAGCCCAAATAGTATACCAAATATTATTGAAAATATAGCTGATATTAAACTTAACTTTATTGTTACCCATAAGCCATATAGAAGTCTTTCAAAATTTGTTCCTTTTGATAACAAATCAATTACTGTATCCAACATATTTTAACTTCCTTTCTAACCATACTCCTAATAATGAAAGAGGTAACAATATTATTAAATATCCAACTACAAGCATAAATAATGATTCTTCTGTCTTGTAGTAAAGTCCTATTAAATCTCTTGTTACAAACATCATATCCATTAAGGCTATTGCACTAAATACAGAAGTTTCTTTTAATAGAAATATAATATTAGCTGTAAGTCCCGGTAAACTTATAACAAATGATTGAGGTAAGATAACATATCTCATTGTTTGCCATTTAGTCATACCTAAACTTAAAGCTGACTCCTTTTGAATTTTATCTATTGCTTCCAATGCACTACGGAAGGCTTCTATCATATAGCTTCCACCTAAAAATGTTAAACCAATTATTCCACAAGCTTCTGGACTAAATCTTAAACCAATCTTTGGTAGTCCAAAATACAAAAAGAATAATTGAACAAGAAGAGGTGTATTTCTACTTAACTCTATATATACAATTATAATTTGTTTAAAGAATTTGAAATTTTCATATAAAATCCAACTTCCTAAAATTCCAACTATAATTGATAATATTATTCCTATTCCACCTATCTTTAATGTTAATATACCTGCATGTATAAATTCAGGTGTGTATTTTGCTATAAATTGCCAATCCATTTTTCTTTCTCCGTTCTTTATTGAATTGATAAGGATTATATCATTATATGAAAAATAGCACAATAAAACAGTTTTTTTGAAATAAAGTTCTATTTCATTTTATTTTTATAATTATAAATAAATATTTTTTAATTTTTTTAAGTTCTATTTTCTATAACTATACTTTAAATAAAAAAATTACACCTCTATCTTTATTATAAAAAGAATTCGGTGTAATTATAAATAAATATTTATATTATTTCATATCTAATGAATACAGTGCTGCTGCCTTTGCATGAATTACTGTTGTATCAAATAATGGAATATTCGTATCCTCTTGCTTAATTAATAAACCTATTTCTGTACAACCTAAGATTATTCCTTTTGCTCCTAATCGAGATAATTCTTCTATAATTCTTAAATATTCTTTTTTTGATTCTTTTTTAATTTCTCCAAGACATAACTCATTAAAAATAACTGAATTAACTATTTCTATATCTTTTGAATTAGGTACAACAACTTCAATTCCATTGTCAATTAGTGTTTGTTTATAAAAATCCTGTTGCATAGTATATTTTGTTCCAAGTAGACCTATTTTATCTATTCCCATTTTCTTCAATTCAATTACTGTCATTTCAGCAATATGTAAAATAGGAATTTTAATATATTTTTTTATTTCAGAAACAATTTTATGCATAGTATTTGTACATATAACAATAAAATCTGCTCCTGCTTTTTCCAAAGATAATGCTGCCTTACCTAAAATTTCAGCACTTTTATCCCAATTATTAGTTTTTTGACATTCCTCTATTTCTTGAAAATCTACACTATATAATATGCATTTTGCAGAATGTAATCCTCCCAATTTATTTTTTATAGTTTGATTTATAATTTGATAATATGTAACTGTACTTTCCCAACTCATTCCACCTATAAGTCCTATTGTTTTCATAATAAAATATCATCTCTCCTTTCTTATAAAATCATACTTTAAATTCTAAATTTAATTTGAACAATTTATTTTTCGCTTAACTCCCAATATCCGTTACTTCCTCTTCCAACAAATTTTAAATTTTCAATTCCTTTTATATATCTTTCTATTGTTTTAAGACTTACTCCAACTTTTTCTGCTATTTTTTTTCTGCTAATTTTTGGATTATTTTTTATTTCTTCTTTTATTATATTGATAATTTCTTCTTTTGTTTTCTGAGCGACATCCTGAGCGACATCCTGAGCGACATCCT from the Fusobacterium simiae genome contains:
- a CDS encoding winged helix-turn-helix transcriptional regulator, whose translation is DVAQDVAQDVAQKTKEEIINIIKEEIKNNPKISRKKIAEKVGVSLKTIERYIKGIENLKFVGRGSNGYWELSEK
- a CDS encoding aspartate/glutamate racemase family protein, which codes for MKTIGLIGGMSWESTVTYYQIINQTIKNKLGGLHSAKCILYSVDFQEIEECQKTNNWDKSAEILGKAALSLEKAGADFIVICTNTMHKIVSEIKKYIKIPILHIAEMTVIELKKMGIDKIGLLGTKYTMQQDFYKQTLIDNGIEVVVPNSKDIEIVNSVIFNELCLGEIKKESKKEYLRIIEELSRLGAKGIILGCTEIGLLIKQEDTNIPLFDTTVIHAKAAALYSLDMK
- a CDS encoding amino acid ABC transporter permease, which gives rise to MDWQFIAKYTPEFIHAGILTLKIGGIGIILSIIVGILGSWILYENFKFFKQIIIVYIELSRNTPLLVQLFFLYFGLPKIGLRFSPEACGIIGLTFLGGSYMIEAFRSALEAIDKIQKESALSLGMTKWQTMRYVILPQSFVISLPGLTANIIFLLKETSVFSAIALMDMMFVTRDLIGLYYKTEESLFMLVVGYLIILLPLSLLGVWLERKLKYVGYSN